The nucleotide sequence TGGAAACGCATCATTATTTTAAGCTTGCTGGTATGTATCGGCTTTTATGCTACACAAACCTTTGCCATGCAGTTCGTCGATTCCGGCCTGTCTGCGGTGCTGGTCTTTACCATGCCTATCATCATTGGGGTGCTGGCGCATTTCTTCTTAAATGAGCGCCTGAATAGACCGAAAATTTTAGGCTTGATTCTGGGTACTAGTGGTCTGGTTGCTATCTTATGGCGACAAATTCTGGATATTCATTTCAATGCCACTTTATTCGGTGAAGCCCTGTTAATCGTGACTGCATTTTTCTGGGCAACGTCTACCGTCTATATCAAAAAATATTTTGCCCAATACGACAAAATTAAACTCACCATTTGGCAGATGGGAATAGGTGGCTTCATTATTTTCTTCACTGCGCTATGTTTTGAACCGGTGCAATGGGAAGTGTGGAGCAATTTATTTAATTTTTCATTACTGACCTATATCGCGGTCATCGGCACCAGTTTTGGGTTTGTGTTGTGGAGCTGGATTGTGAGTCAGGTGGATGCCTTTGTGGCCTCTATTTCCATTATGAGTATTCCTGTTCTTGGCCTGTTTTTTGGCTATTGGCTCTGGAATGAACCGCTGGGGAGTAATGTTATTCTGGGCGCTGTTTTTATCTGTCTTGGAATTTTGTGCAGTGCTTATCAACCCAAAGCCAAGTT is from Acinetobacter sp. ANC 7912 and encodes:
- a CDS encoding DMT family transporter, translated to MNIKVFSVICLLCLIWSSLWGLVKYSLGIFPPFLFISVRLLLGAAALMLFQWCLGKSVLPEKSEWKRIIILSLLVCIGFYATQTFAMQFVDSGLSAVLVFTMPIIIGVLAHFFLNERLNRPKILGLILGTSGLVAILWRQILDIHFNATLFGEALLIVTAFFWATSTVYIKKYFAQYDKIKLTIWQMGIGGFIIFFTALCFEPVQWEVWSNLFNFSLLTYIAVIGTSFGFVLWSWIVSQVDAFVASISIMSIPVLGLFFGYWLWNEPLGSNVILGAVFICLGILCSAYQPKAKLMQNSLSHAPESK